In one window of Nakamurella sp. PAMC28650 DNA:
- a CDS encoding ATP-dependent helicase, with translation MFDLGWDSGLDDAQLAAATHGDSPLVIMAGAGTGKTRTLTARVASLIDRGIPPERILLLTFTRRSADDMLTRAAAMCTQPEAARRLQGGTFHAVAHQLVSRNTGALGLPGDMSVLDRADSADAMDLLRHDHGLAEKDSRMPNPSALIDLYSRAVSTGTPARKLITTDFPWLETHADSIVGLFRAYVTRKRERGMLDFDDLLLAWRSLLVDPIMGPEIVGRWDHVLVDEYQDVNQTQVDIVLGLRPTGRGLTVVGDDAQAIYGFRGSDSDHLINLSAAFDHCTVIHLERNFRSRQKLLDLANTLRPSTSGHRLRLFSQREGGRKARLVHCHDAPAEARAIADAVLAAAADGRKLRDQAVLMRTGHHSDLLEIELAARSIPYVKFGGLKFLEAAHVKDLVATLRVTGNRVDEVAWYRLLRLHDGIGPARARDLLDTVAAADLSGDWVAEAVARAPAMSRIGLTATLDGIAAARAVPQVAGRAARCLMTLRPLIVARYADSLARLGDLERLIAAASLAPDLAAFVAELTLDPPASTSDLAGPPHLDDDYLVLSTVHSAKGLEWPVVHVMHLVDGAFPSDMALTSSEGLREEQRLFYVAVTRAADELSLYAPMRMPHHRFGRDDKHSFAQLSQFIDEGALETLEVIDLVPVRPVQPPGPGDPPRVALPALDDLWA, from the coding sequence ATGTTCGACCTCGGATGGGATTCCGGCCTCGACGATGCGCAGTTGGCCGCGGCGACCCACGGGGACTCTCCGCTGGTCATCATGGCCGGGGCCGGCACCGGCAAGACCCGTACGCTGACGGCCCGGGTCGCCTCCCTGATCGATCGCGGCATCCCACCCGAGCGGATCCTGCTGCTCACGTTCACCCGCCGGTCCGCCGACGACATGCTGACCAGGGCCGCGGCGATGTGTACCCAGCCCGAGGCGGCGCGGCGGCTGCAGGGCGGTACGTTCCACGCGGTCGCCCACCAACTGGTCTCCCGGAACACCGGAGCGCTCGGTCTGCCCGGCGACATGTCGGTGCTGGACCGGGCGGATTCGGCGGACGCGATGGACCTGCTGCGTCACGATCACGGTTTGGCAGAGAAGGATTCGCGGATGCCGAACCCGTCGGCCCTGATCGATCTATATTCCAGGGCGGTCAGCACCGGGACGCCGGCGCGGAAGTTGATCACGACCGACTTCCCCTGGCTGGAAACACATGCCGACTCGATCGTCGGGCTGTTCCGCGCCTATGTCACGCGCAAGCGCGAACGGGGCATGCTCGACTTCGATGATCTGCTGCTGGCCTGGCGGAGCCTGCTGGTCGATCCGATCATGGGGCCGGAGATCGTCGGCCGGTGGGATCACGTGCTGGTGGACGAGTACCAGGACGTCAACCAGACGCAGGTCGACATCGTCCTCGGGCTCAGGCCGACCGGTCGGGGCCTGACGGTGGTGGGAGATGACGCCCAGGCCATCTATGGTTTCCGCGGATCCGACAGCGACCACCTGATCAATCTCAGTGCTGCCTTCGACCACTGCACCGTGATCCACCTGGAGCGGAACTTCCGTTCGCGGCAGAAACTACTGGATCTGGCCAATACGTTGCGGCCCAGCACTTCCGGTCACCGCCTGCGTCTGTTCTCGCAGCGCGAGGGCGGTCGGAAGGCAAGGCTGGTGCACTGCCACGACGCGCCGGCCGAGGCGCGTGCGATCGCCGATGCCGTGCTGGCCGCAGCCGCGGACGGACGCAAGCTACGCGACCAGGCCGTGCTGATGCGGACGGGTCACCACAGCGACCTGCTCGAGATCGAACTGGCGGCGCGGAGCATCCCCTACGTCAAGTTCGGCGGGCTGAAGTTCCTGGAGGCCGCCCACGTCAAGGACCTGGTGGCCACACTGCGGGTGACCGGCAACCGGGTGGACGAGGTGGCCTGGTACCGGCTGCTGCGGCTGCACGACGGGATCGGGCCGGCCCGGGCCCGCGATCTGCTCGATACCGTTGCTGCCGCCGACCTCTCGGGGGACTGGGTGGCCGAAGCCGTTGCGCGGGCCCCGGCCATGAGCCGGATCGGCCTGACGGCGACCCTCGATGGCATCGCTGCAGCCCGGGCGGTACCGCAGGTGGCAGGTCGTGCCGCCCGGTGCCTCATGACCCTGCGTCCGCTGATCGTCGCCCGCTACGCCGATTCGCTCGCCAGGTTGGGTGATCTCGAGCGGCTGATCGCGGCGGCGTCGCTGGCGCCCGATCTGGCCGCCTTCGTCGCGGAACTGACCCTGGATCCGCCCGCGTCCACCTCGGACCTGGCCGGCCCGCCGCATCTGGACGACGACTACCTGGTCCTGTCCACCGTGCATTCGGCGAAGGGCCTCGAGTGGCCGGTCGTGCACGTCATGCATCTGGTGGACGGCGCATTCCCCTCCGACATGGCGCTGACCAGCAGCGAAGGTCTGCGGGAGGAGCAACGCCTGTTCTACGTCGCCGTGACCAGAGCCGCCGACGAGCTGTCCCTCTACGCCCCGATGCGCATGCCGCACCACCGTTTCGGCCGGGACGACAAGCACAGCTTCGCGCAGTTGAGCCAATTCATCGACGAAGGCGCCCTGGAGACCTTGGAGGTGATCGACCTGGTTCCGGTACGCCCGGTCCAGCCCCCCGGGCCCGGGGATCCACCGAGGGTCGCCCTTCCCGCACTGGATGACCTGTGGGCGTGA
- a CDS encoding NADPH:quinone reductase, whose translation MEAAQPRAVLYTRTGPPEVLTLVEKALQEPGPGQVRVRIHRSGVNPTDWKSRRGAAESAPVDPAQVPGQDGAGVIDAVGPGVDVARVGERVWIWEAAYQRPEGTTQDFALIPDVKAVELPPEVSFDLGAGLGIPFLTAHRCLTVTEGGPVRLGPGALSGRHVLVAGGAGAVGNAAIQLARWADATVITTVSSAGKAQFAAAAGADHIINYRETDVAAEVRKIVPGGVDTIVEVSAATNGALDSEILAVGGSIAMYADDGGAQVSIPIRASMGPNARWQFVLVYTAPHEAKEHALHSVNAALADGAIKICIPLHHFSLADSAKAHEAVQNSAVGKVLIDLTD comes from the coding sequence ATGGAAGCTGCGCAGCCTCGTGCCGTCCTCTACACCCGAACTGGACCGCCGGAGGTCCTGACGCTGGTCGAGAAGGCCCTGCAGGAACCAGGACCGGGCCAGGTGCGGGTCCGGATCCACCGCTCCGGGGTCAACCCCACCGACTGGAAGTCACGCCGGGGGGCCGCCGAATCGGCCCCGGTCGACCCGGCGCAGGTGCCTGGTCAGGACGGTGCCGGTGTGATCGATGCGGTCGGACCCGGTGTGGACGTGGCCCGGGTGGGCGAGCGGGTGTGGATCTGGGAGGCCGCCTACCAGCGTCCCGAGGGCACCACCCAGGACTTCGCCCTGATCCCGGACGTCAAGGCGGTGGAGCTGCCCCCCGAGGTGTCCTTCGACCTGGGAGCCGGGCTCGGCATCCCCTTCCTGACCGCGCATCGCTGCCTGACGGTGACCGAGGGCGGTCCGGTGCGGCTGGGTCCCGGAGCGCTGTCCGGCCGTCATGTATTGGTGGCCGGCGGCGCTGGAGCGGTCGGCAACGCTGCGATCCAGCTGGCCCGCTGGGCCGACGCCACCGTGATCACGACCGTGAGCAGTGCCGGGAAGGCGCAGTTCGCGGCGGCCGCCGGCGCCGACCACATCATTAACTACCGCGAGACCGACGTGGCCGCCGAGGTTCGCAAGATCGTTCCGGGCGGCGTCGACACGATCGTGGAGGTATCGGCTGCGACGAACGGCGCCCTTGATTCCGAGATCCTGGCGGTGGGCGGCTCGATCGCTATGTACGCCGACGACGGTGGCGCGCAGGTGTCGATCCCGATCCGCGCCTCGATGGGGCCGAACGCGCGCTGGCAGTTCGTGCTCGTCTACACCGCGCCGCACGAGGCCAAAGAACACGCCCTGCATTCCGTCAACGCCGCGCTGGCCGACGGGGCCATCAAGATCTGCATTCCACTGCACCACTTCTCGTTGGCCGATTCGGCGAAAGCGCATGAGGCCGTGCAGAACTCGGCCGTTGGGAAGGTGCTGATCGACCTCACCGACTGA
- a CDS encoding DUF998 domain-containing protein, with protein sequence MKGAGRWAVVSASLALVVPVIGWVVAANLQPVGYDPFRQTISALAAHGATDRWVMTLGLLLLGLAHLITATLLTAIGGPGRGCLAFGGAATVAVAALPQPNPWHLVAAGFAFAAFTIWPALALVPDLRGRVAATSVLGGLLLWFGLQLGGGALLGLSERILVAAEALWPLTVAVMLSRRSVVTKRSRVSR encoded by the coding sequence ATGAAGGGAGCAGGCCGATGGGCGGTGGTGTCTGCGTCGCTCGCCCTGGTGGTACCGGTGATCGGCTGGGTGGTCGCAGCGAATCTGCAACCGGTCGGCTACGACCCGTTTCGGCAGACCATCAGCGCCCTGGCCGCACATGGCGCCACCGATCGCTGGGTGATGACGCTCGGCCTCTTGCTCCTCGGCCTCGCTCATCTGATCACCGCCACCCTGCTGACCGCGATCGGAGGTCCCGGCCGCGGATGTCTGGCATTCGGTGGGGCAGCGACGGTGGCCGTTGCCGCACTGCCGCAACCCAATCCGTGGCACCTGGTGGCCGCCGGCTTCGCCTTCGCCGCGTTCACCATCTGGCCGGCGCTCGCCCTGGTCCCCGACCTCCGTGGCAGGGTCGCGGCCACTTCGGTGCTCGGCGGCCTCCTGCTCTGGTTCGGGCTGCAACTGGGTGGCGGGGCGCTGCTCGGGCTGAGCGAACGCATCCTGGTGGCCGCGGAGGCTCTGTGGCCTCTGACGGTGGCGGTGATGCTGTCGCGCAGATCGGTGGTGACGAAGCGATCGCGGGTCAGTCGGTGA
- a CDS encoding HAD family hydrolase, with product MEEVADMDIQAIAFDVNGTLVQIWTDEHMEEIFRAAGHYLTYQGIALRRHQVRDRYFQIMKEQQKASSEKYPEFDAVRIWRQMIDENISDFTRQLPRDKFEQLPLFLAEMYRGISRRRLRLYPGVREMLDTLRGTMPMALVTDAQSAYARGELHKVGILDYFDPIVVSGDHGFRKPDQRLFQYAVNAMDVPAENTLYVGNDMRRDIYGARRAGLQTMMFDSDQGVKDYKGCVPDHRITDYRDLLSLLGR from the coding sequence ATGGAAGAGGTCGCCGACATGGACATCCAGGCGATCGCCTTCGATGTCAACGGGACGTTGGTCCAGATCTGGACCGACGAGCACATGGAGGAGATCTTCCGGGCCGCGGGGCACTACCTGACCTATCAGGGGATCGCCCTGCGCCGTCACCAGGTGCGGGACCGCTATTTCCAGATCATGAAAGAGCAGCAGAAGGCGAGCTCCGAGAAATATCCGGAATTCGACGCCGTGCGGATCTGGCGGCAGATGATCGACGAGAACATCTCCGATTTCACCCGTCAGCTCCCCCGGGACAAATTCGAGCAGCTCCCGCTCTTCCTCGCCGAGATGTACCGCGGGATCTCCCGACGCAGGCTCAGGCTCTATCCGGGGGTCCGCGAGATGCTCGACACCCTGCGGGGGACCATGCCCATGGCGCTGGTCACCGACGCCCAGAGTGCCTACGCCAGAGGGGAACTGCACAAGGTCGGCATCCTGGACTACTTCGACCCGATCGTCGTCTCCGGCGACCACGGCTTCCGCAAGCCCGACCAGCGGCTGTTCCAGTATGCGGTCAACGCCATGGACGTGCCTGCCGAGAACACCCTGTACGTGGGAAACGACATGCGCCGCGACATCTACGGTGCGCGCCGGGCGGGTCTGCAGACGATGATGTTCGACTCCGACCAGGGCGTCAAGGACTACAAGGGTTGCGTGCCGGACCATCGGATCACCGACTACCGCGACCTGCTCTCGCTGCTCGGCCGCTGA
- a CDS encoding phosphotransferase: protein MYDFLWTLMSDRLGIRESRPAFRVFRFNGSNEVYGYEEKASGARLICKFYGRKYGADTDRAARLASQEYQSLETLRGYGLAGSPHHVIRPLGFERDINCVLALEYYDGEQFSQAIARAIHHGHHAHLYWRLTSLAYYLATQHNRTANGQGVDFNCDTGYFGTLVGKLQRRDKLGQWDADEFLWLSDRWRERPRMWNDQQVWLHGDATPANFIFGHGLDAAAIDLERMKRGDRMFDIGRVAGELQHAFMSATGEHRRAEPFIGHFLWEYSCHFPDRHRAFESITSRNPYYMALNLLRIARNDYVDQDYAGRLVGQARVLLRAG, encoded by the coding sequence ATGTACGACTTCCTGTGGACCCTCATGTCCGATCGTCTGGGTATCCGGGAATCGCGCCCGGCCTTCCGGGTCTTCCGCTTCAACGGGAGCAACGAGGTCTACGGCTACGAGGAGAAGGCCAGCGGAGCCCGCCTGATCTGCAAGTTCTACGGGCGCAAGTACGGTGCCGACACCGATCGCGCGGCCCGGTTGGCCTCCCAGGAGTACCAGAGCCTGGAGACTCTCCGCGGGTACGGCCTGGCCGGGTCGCCGCACCACGTCATCCGGCCGCTGGGGTTCGAACGGGACATCAATTGCGTGCTGGCACTGGAGTACTACGACGGCGAGCAGTTCAGCCAGGCCATCGCGCGCGCCATCCATCACGGTCACCATGCCCACCTCTACTGGCGTCTGACCTCGTTGGCCTACTACCTCGCCACCCAGCACAACCGGACCGCCAACGGTCAGGGCGTCGACTTCAACTGCGATACAGGCTATTTCGGGACCCTGGTGGGCAAACTCCAGCGGCGGGACAAGCTCGGGCAGTGGGACGCCGACGAATTTCTCTGGCTCAGCGACCGCTGGCGTGAGCGGCCGCGGATGTGGAACGACCAGCAGGTGTGGCTGCACGGTGACGCGACTCCGGCGAATTTCATCTTCGGGCATGGGCTGGACGCCGCCGCGATCGATCTGGAGCGGATGAAACGCGGCGACCGGATGTTCGACATCGGCCGGGTGGCAGGCGAGCTGCAGCACGCTTTCATGTCGGCCACCGGGGAACACCGACGCGCCGAACCGTTCATCGGGCATTTTCTCTGGGAATACAGCTGCCATTTCCCTGATCGCCACCGGGCGTTCGAATCGATCACCTCGCGGAACCCGTATTATATGGCCCTCAACCTCCTGCGGATCGCCCGGAACGACTACGTCGACCAGGACTATGCCGGAAGGTTGGTGGGGCAGGCCCGGGTACTGCTCCGTGCCGGCTGA
- a CDS encoding NAD(+) synthase, translated as MTFSSLYRHGFARVAACTIGVRIADPPSNADAVLAVARDCHERGVAVAVFPEMCLTGYAVDDLLGQDALLDAVHAAAGQLLAGSADLLPVLVVGAPIRHRNRLFNVALVIHRGELLGVVPKIHLPNYREFYERRQFTSGDGIVGQHIRVAGRSAPFGTDLLFAADDIDGLTVGVEICEDMFVPVPPSSGLALAGATVLLNLSGSPITIGRADTRTLLCRTQSMRCLAAYLYSAAGHGESTTDLSWDGQTTVVENGVILAQGERFADEAQITVADVDLDLLRSERARTGTFEDNRRAVGTSGDYREIGFTLSPPSTDLGLLRPVERFPFVPADPDRLAQDCYEAYNIQVDGLVQRLRTTGHPKVVIGVSGGLDSTHALIVAARAMDLLGRPRTDILGYSLPGFATSGSTKSNAHELMNALGITAGEIDIRPAARQLLADLQHPYAAGEEVYDVTFENVQAGLRTDYLFRLANHQGGIVLGTGDLSEIALGWSTYGVGDQMSHYNVNSGVPKTLIQHLIRWVSGNSTFSEQVGATLLSILGTEISPELIPVKDGETPQSTEASIGPYELQDFTLFYVLRFGFRPSKIAFLALQAWGDIEAREWPVGFPPERRHSYELPEIRRWLVVFVQRFFGFSQFKRSAMPNGPKVSAGGSLSPRGDWRAPSDGNATIWLAEIDQHIPTI; from the coding sequence GTGACGTTCTCCTCGCTCTACCGGCACGGTTTCGCGCGGGTGGCGGCCTGCACCATCGGGGTTCGGATCGCCGATCCGCCGAGCAATGCCGACGCGGTGCTCGCGGTCGCCCGCGACTGCCACGAGCGTGGTGTCGCAGTCGCCGTGTTCCCCGAGATGTGCCTGACCGGTTACGCCGTCGACGATCTGCTCGGTCAGGATGCCCTCCTCGATGCCGTGCACGCCGCCGCCGGCCAACTGCTGGCCGGTTCTGCGGATCTGCTCCCGGTGCTCGTGGTCGGCGCCCCGATCCGTCACCGCAACCGGCTCTTCAACGTCGCGCTGGTGATCCACCGCGGCGAACTCCTCGGGGTGGTGCCCAAGATCCACCTGCCGAACTATCGCGAATTCTACGAGCGGCGCCAGTTCACCTCGGGTGACGGCATCGTCGGACAGCACATCCGCGTCGCCGGCCGGTCAGCACCGTTCGGGACCGACCTGCTGTTCGCCGCCGACGACATCGACGGCCTGACGGTGGGTGTCGAGATCTGCGAGGACATGTTCGTACCGGTGCCGCCGTCCAGCGGTCTGGCCCTGGCCGGTGCGACGGTCCTGCTCAACCTGTCCGGCAGCCCGATCACGATCGGCCGCGCCGACACCAGAACGCTGCTCTGCCGCACGCAGTCGATGCGGTGCTTGGCCGCCTACCTCTACTCCGCGGCCGGCCACGGGGAATCCACCACGGACCTCAGCTGGGACGGGCAGACCACCGTCGTCGAGAACGGCGTGATCCTGGCGCAGGGCGAGCGTTTCGCGGACGAGGCCCAGATCACCGTGGCCGACGTGGATCTCGACCTGCTGCGGTCCGAGCGGGCGCGGACCGGGACGTTCGAGGACAACCGGAGGGCGGTGGGTACCTCCGGCGACTACCGGGAGATCGGCTTCACCCTCTCCCCGCCGTCGACCGATCTGGGACTGCTGAGGCCGGTCGAGCGTTTCCCGTTCGTACCGGCCGATCCGGACCGGCTCGCCCAGGACTGCTACGAGGCCTACAACATCCAGGTCGACGGTCTGGTGCAGCGCCTGCGGACGACCGGTCATCCGAAGGTGGTCATCGGGGTCTCCGGAGGTCTGGATTCCACCCACGCCCTGATCGTGGCGGCCAGGGCGATGGATCTGCTCGGCCGCCCCCGCACCGACATCCTTGGCTACAGCCTGCCCGGTTTCGCCACCAGCGGATCCACGAAATCCAACGCGCACGAGCTGATGAACGCCTTGGGGATCACTGCCGGGGAAATCGACATCCGTCCGGCGGCCAGGCAGTTGCTCGCCGATCTACAGCATCCCTACGCGGCCGGCGAAGAGGTCTACGACGTCACCTTCGAGAACGTGCAGGCCGGTCTCCGCACCGATTACCTGTTCCGTCTGGCCAATCACCAGGGCGGCATCGTGCTCGGCACCGGCGACCTCTCCGAGATCGCCCTCGGCTGGAGCACCTACGGGGTCGGCGACCAGATGTCCCACTACAACGTCAACTCCGGGGTGCCGAAGACCCTGATCCAGCACCTCATCCGCTGGGTCAGCGGGAATTCGACGTTCTCCGAGCAGGTCGGCGCCACGCTGCTGTCGATCCTGGGGACGGAGATCTCACCGGAGCTGATCCCGGTGAAGGACGGAGAGACCCCGCAGAGCACCGAGGCATCGATCGGGCCCTACGAGTTGCAGGACTTCACGCTCTTCTACGTCCTTCGCTTCGGTTTCCGTCCGTCCAAGATCGCCTTCCTGGCCCTGCAGGCGTGGGGCGACATCGAGGCACGCGAATGGCCGGTCGGCTTTCCGCCGGAGCGTCGACACTCCTACGAGTTGCCCGAGATCCGCCGGTGGCTGGTCGTCTTCGTGCAGCGCTTCTTCGGTTTCAGCCAGTTCAAGAGATCCGCGATGCCCAACGGCCCCAAGGTCTCCGCCGGCGGTTCGCTCAGTCCGCGCGGCGACTGGCGGGCACCGTCGGACGGCAACGCGACCATCTGGCTGGCCGAGATCGATCAGCACATCCCTACGATCTGA
- a CDS encoding nuclear transport factor 2 family protein yields the protein MTSPRPPFPPFTLETAIQKVQAAEDAWNTRDPERVSLAYTPDSVWRNRDQFVTGRAAIVELLTAKWERELDYVLRKSLWGFLGNRIAVRFQYESHDASGQWYRSYGNELWEFDGNGLMQRREASINDLAIPESDRRYFGPRPDDERGPGHDIVLD from the coding sequence ATGACGAGCCCACGCCCCCCGTTCCCGCCTTTCACCCTCGAGACCGCGATTCAGAAGGTCCAGGCCGCCGAGGACGCCTGGAACACCCGGGATCCGGAGCGGGTCAGCCTGGCGTACACACCGGACTCGGTGTGGCGCAACCGGGATCAGTTCGTCACCGGACGTGCGGCGATCGTCGAACTGCTGACGGCGAAGTGGGAGCGCGAGCTCGACTACGTGCTGCGCAAGAGTCTCTGGGGATTCCTGGGCAATCGGATCGCGGTCCGCTTCCAGTACGAATCGCACGACGCCTCGGGCCAGTGGTACCGCAGCTACGGCAACGAGTTGTGGGAGTTCGACGGCAATGGCCTGATGCAGCGGCGGGAGGCGAGCATCAACGACCTGGCCATCCCCGAGTCCGACCGTCGGTACTTCGGTCCCCGACCCGACGACGAGCGCGGCCCCGGGCACGACATCGTTCTGGACTAG
- a CDS encoding TerD family protein, which translates to MGVSLTKGGNVSLSKEAPGLTAVVVGLGWDARTTTGTDFDLDASAIMVKADGKVLSDNHFIFFNNKTSPDGSVEHTGDNLTGEGDGDDESIKVNLATVPAEIDKIVFPVSVYDAEVRQQGFGQVRNAFIRIVNQANGTEITRYDLSEDASSETAMVFGEIYRNGADWKFRAVGQGYASGLTGIAKDFGVTV; encoded by the coding sequence ATGGGAGTCAGTCTGACCAAGGGCGGCAACGTTTCGTTGAGCAAGGAGGCGCCCGGTCTGACCGCGGTCGTCGTCGGCCTCGGCTGGGACGCACGCACCACCACCGGCACGGACTTCGATCTGGACGCCTCGGCCATCATGGTCAAGGCCGACGGAAAGGTGCTGTCGGACAACCACTTCATCTTCTTCAACAACAAGACCTCACCGGACGGCTCGGTCGAGCACACCGGCGACAACCTGACCGGCGAGGGCGACGGGGACGACGAGTCGATCAAGGTCAACCTGGCTACGGTGCCGGCCGAGATCGACAAGATCGTGTTCCCGGTCAGCGTGTACGACGCCGAGGTCCGTCAGCAGGGTTTCGGGCAGGTTCGCAACGCGTTCATCCGGATCGTCAACCAGGCCAACGGCACCGAGATCACGCGCTACGACCTCAGCGAGGATGCCTCGAGCGAGACCGCGATGGTGTTCGGCGAGATCTACCGCAACGGCGCCGACTGGAAGTTCCGGGCCGTCGGCCAGGGCTACGCCTCCGGTCTGACCGGCATCGCGAAGGATTTCGGCGTCACCGTCTGA
- a CDS encoding VOC family protein, with amino-acid sequence MAIISSSGYAHVRLTVTDIERSKAFYQMVFGWPIAIDNSARVDEPGVKESAGEFYGGVVFQTPSGALFGLRPVAPSGQKFQAEHTGLDHVSFMVSSREDLVIAEQGLADADIEHGEIIDLTDAGLAILSFQDPDGVNLELTALLS; translated from the coding sequence ATGGCAATCATCAGCAGCTCCGGTTACGCCCACGTCCGCCTCACCGTCACCGACATCGAACGGTCGAAGGCCTTCTACCAGATGGTGTTCGGCTGGCCGATCGCCATCGACAACTCGGCACGGGTCGACGAACCGGGCGTCAAGGAGTCCGCCGGCGAGTTCTACGGTGGCGTGGTCTTCCAGACGCCGTCCGGCGCCTTGTTCGGGCTCCGGCCGGTGGCGCCCAGCGGGCAGAAGTTCCAGGCCGAGCACACCGGCCTCGACCACGTCAGCTTTATGGTCTCCTCCCGCGAGGACCTGGTCATCGCAGAGCAGGGACTGGCCGACGCCGACATCGAGCACGGCGAGATCATCGACCTGACCGATGCCGGGCTGGCGATCCTGTCCTTCCAGGACCCCGACGGGGTCAACCTGGAATTGACTGCGTTGCTGTCCTGA
- a CDS encoding (2Fe-2S)-binding protein: protein MPLITNPTLPENLDREITSLGIYFALDTHQESSAADPPWRSLAVLLDGSDALRSFYEQFRATLGRATGRPVEFRVAASTGHLALVARLICPAFGAELLGHHLDLTQARWQPVTEGVMPLSLPTGAIGVAGDISALLTGPIRTLTELTAGMSVSSKVLWGNVSSAVNGAVMGACRARPDLAARSMALGRSLGTAPGPDFRRTSCCLIYRIAPPGDSAIFCGDCVLERG, encoded by the coding sequence GTGCCGCTCATCACGAATCCGACGTTGCCCGAAAATTTGGATCGCGAGATCACCTCGCTGGGAATCTATTTCGCTCTGGACACCCATCAGGAATCATCAGCGGCAGACCCTCCGTGGCGGTCCCTGGCCGTTCTGCTCGATGGATCCGATGCGCTCCGGTCGTTCTACGAGCAGTTCCGTGCCACCCTCGGCCGCGCCACCGGGCGACCCGTGGAGTTCCGCGTTGCCGCCTCCACCGGTCATCTCGCCCTGGTGGCCCGGCTGATCTGCCCCGCGTTCGGGGCCGAGCTGCTGGGTCATCACCTGGACCTGACGCAGGCCCGGTGGCAGCCGGTCACCGAAGGTGTGATGCCGCTGTCCCTGCCCACTGGCGCAATCGGCGTGGCCGGGGACATCTCGGCGTTGCTGACCGGGCCGATCCGGACCCTGACGGAATTGACCGCCGGAATGTCGGTCTCGTCAAAAGTGTTGTGGGGCAATGTGTCGTCGGCGGTCAACGGTGCGGTGATGGGGGCCTGCCGGGCGCGGCCGGACCTCGCCGCAAGGTCGATGGCGCTCGGGCGCTCCCTCGGCACCGCCCCCGGGCCCGATTTTCGACGGACGAGCTGCTGCCTGATCTACCGGATCGCCCCGCCCGGCGACAGCGCGATCTTCTGCGGAGACTGCGTACTGGAGCGTGGGTAG